One window from the genome of Tistrella bauzanensis encodes:
- a CDS encoding efflux MFS transporter permease: MTTPTQDQAQGQASEPAETPAPALAPRWHRTIACIAASLLLWVTQGLGMNLIAANTVQIQGALGASTNEAMWLVAAYMAPNVSLTIILTKIRTQFGLRRFAEISLGVFVTVAGLHLFVQDLHAAVVVRFLAGIAASPMSTLGFLYMLEAFPASLKMSWGLSLAITCTTLGAPVARIISPDLLDIGLWHGLYVLEIGLALIALAVVHLLPLTPIPHARVLRPLDFVSYPLVAIGFGLLAVVMVLGRYYWWFEAPWIGVCLALAAMAIALAAAIEINREQPLIDIRWLTSPEILHIAAVLLVFRIVLSEQTSGAFGLFQALGLLNEQNRTLQVVILLSSIGGGITCAMVLKPGRDAPIHALALVLIAAGAFTDAHATNLTRPTEMYLSQAMIAFGGVLFLPPSLLAGLGHALRQGPTTITSFIAMFLFTQSLGGLMGSALFGTVVTLREKFHSSQLVETVVMTDPVVVARVRQLAGAYGPVLSDPQLRDAEGLALLSRQASREATILAYNDVFLMVAALAAMALAGLVLHLLYQRIRLAVSSTPAGAAR, encoded by the coding sequence ATGACGACGCCCACTCAGGATCAGGCTCAAGGTCAGGCATCGGAGCCGGCTGAGACACCGGCACCGGCTCTGGCACCGCGCTGGCATCGGACCATCGCCTGCATTGCCGCGTCGCTGCTGCTCTGGGTCACCCAGGGGCTGGGCATGAACCTGATCGCCGCCAACACAGTGCAGATCCAGGGCGCCCTCGGCGCCAGCACCAACGAGGCGATGTGGCTGGTGGCGGCCTATATGGCGCCGAATGTCAGCCTGACCATCATCCTCACCAAGATCCGAACCCAGTTCGGGCTCCGGCGGTTTGCCGAGATCAGCCTCGGGGTCTTCGTCACCGTGGCGGGCCTGCACCTGTTCGTTCAGGATCTGCATGCCGCCGTGGTGGTGCGGTTTCTGGCCGGTATCGCCGCCTCGCCCATGTCGACGCTGGGTTTCCTCTACATGCTGGAAGCCTTCCCGGCATCGCTGAAAATGTCGTGGGGGTTGAGCCTGGCGATCACCTGCACCACGCTCGGCGCGCCGGTCGCGCGGATCATCTCGCCCGATCTGCTGGATATCGGGCTCTGGCACGGTTTGTATGTGCTGGAAATCGGTCTGGCACTGATCGCGCTGGCGGTGGTGCATCTGCTGCCGCTGACCCCCATTCCCCACGCCCGGGTGCTGCGCCCGCTGGATTTCGTCAGCTATCCGCTGGTCGCGATCGGCTTTGGGCTGCTGGCGGTGGTGATGGTGCTGGGGCGCTATTACTGGTGGTTCGAGGCACCCTGGATCGGTGTCTGTCTGGCGCTCGCCGCTATGGCCATCGCGCTTGCGGCCGCGATCGAGATCAATCGCGAACAGCCGCTGATCGACATCCGCTGGCTGACCAGTCCCGAAATTCTCCATATCGCGGCGGTGCTGCTGGTGTTCCGCATCGTGCTGTCGGAGCAGACCTCCGGCGCCTTCGGGCTGTTTCAGGCCCTGGGCCTGCTCAATGAACAGAACCGGACCCTGCAGGTGGTGATCCTGCTGTCCTCGATCGGCGGCGGTATCACCTGCGCCATGGTGCTGAAGCCCGGCCGCGACGCGCCGATCCATGCCCTGGCCCTGGTCCTGATCGCGGCCGGCGCTTTCACGGATGCCCATGCCACCAACCTGACCCGCCCGACCGAGATGTATCTGAGCCAGGCGATGATCGCCTTTGGTGGCGTGCTGTTCCTGCCGCCGTCGCTGCTCGCGGGGCTGGGCCACGCGTTGAGGCAGGGGCCGACCACCATCACCAGTTTCATCGCCATGTTCCTGTTCACTCAGAGCCTGGGCGGGCTGATGGGATCGGCGCTGTTCGGAACCGTCGTCACGCTGCGCGAAAAATTCCACTCAAGCCAGTTGGTGGAGACCGTTGTGATGACCGATCCGGTGGTCGTCGCGCGGGTTCGGCAACTGGCCGGCGCCTATGGGCCGGTTCTGTCAGATCCACAATTGCGCGACGCCGAGGGGCTGGCATTGCTGTCGCGACAGGCGAGCCGCGAGGCGACGATCCTTGCCTATAACGATGTCTTCCTGATGGTCGCGGCGCTTGCCGCCATGGCCCTCGCCGGCCTTGTCCTTCATCTCCTTTATCAGCGCATCCGGCTGGCGGTTTCGAGCACGCCGGCCGGGGCTGCGCGGTAA
- a CDS encoding MarR family winged helix-turn-helix transcriptional regulator → MDTPSTARPPEMLRADFATELSTAGRRMRTVFDGLVRKRGLTLSRARALLLLSNHPAMSQTELAGLLEIEGPTVVRLLDGLEKQGLIARSTSGQDRRVKQIKLTDAARAQVAEVETIVETVRAAMLNDIEDAELDAAMRVLSRVIHNLDTAF, encoded by the coding sequence ATGGATACCCCTTCGACCGCACGACCGCCCGAAATGCTGCGGGCCGATTTCGCCACGGAATTGTCCACCGCGGGCCGCCGGATGCGGACAGTGTTCGACGGACTGGTGCGCAAACGCGGGCTGACCTTATCGCGCGCGCGGGCATTGTTGCTGCTGTCCAATCACCCGGCCATGAGCCAGACCGAACTGGCCGGCCTGCTGGAGATCGAGGGACCGACCGTGGTCCGCCTGCTCGACGGGCTGGAAAAACAGGGGCTGATCGCGCGCAGCACCTCGGGCCAGGACCGGCGCGTGAAGCAGATCAAGCTCACCGATGCCGCCAGGGCACAGGTCGCCGAGGTCGAGACGATCGTCGAAACGGTCCGTGCCGCCATGCTGAACGATATCGAGGATGCCGAACTGGATGCCGCCATGCGGGTGCTGAGCCGGGTCATTCATAATCTCGACACGGCATTCTGA